In Oscillospiraceae bacterium, one DNA window encodes the following:
- a CDS encoding iron-only hydrogenase system regulator, whose translation MENNVQNTRIAVVGIIVESSASVDALNGILHEYGKYIIGRMGIPYRERGVNIISIAMDAPQDIISAMSGKIGRLDGVSAKTAYSNI comes from the coding sequence ATGGAAAACAATGTTCAGAATACCCGCATCGCCGTAGTGGGCATAATAGTGGAATCCTCCGCATCGGTGGATGCGCTCAACGGAATTCTCCACGAATACGGAAAGTATATAATCGGCAGAATGGGCATACCCTACCGTGAAAGAGGGGTAAACATAATAAGCATCGCCATGGATGCCCCTCAGGATATAATCAGTGCCATGTCGGGCAAAATAGGAAGACTGGACGGTGTCAGCGCCAAAACGGCATACTCGAATATATGA
- a CDS encoding acyl--CoA ligase: MIKYSLECLDKVKRAHSYKNIFSILCEHGNRSALEFKIEDEIKIITFEQMEFVAEYVADKLIKYDIPKNSFIALKLENCPEWIACYWGILMAGHRPFLMDYRLTPENSAYYFEHTGAKTVITGNDTVFGENITTINAFTQLLSKDHTELYNAANVTKEGTLNERLDAYDWGDEMAMCTSGTTGGSKIYTYNGEALGYQILSARPVIEANERVSSDRTMKNLAFLPLHHIFGFMACYLWYSFFAGALVFPKSQAPSVLFATCKEHKVTHLLAVPLLVNSIVKGVRRQLSDKPKYVTVLFNFLCNVSIFLQKIEPEWGISVAKKLFKGLVLDKLAGESLEVIICGGGHVLPDCMRTINAMGYYTLCGFGMTEVGITSLEYRRSIKKRLAGCVGVPIPSAEYKIVPLEDSNDANVGELYIRGKSIHSGRIKDGQVLPPDVDENGWFRTGDIGRLDSEGALYIEGRVKDVIINESGENVYPDELEDYFEGFDGISQFTVVGIKSHKDDKYENISVVFKTDRKELTEEYKKYLVDEVMLRNDKLPFYKKVTSVYVTCEGLPLSGSMKVKRIETKRLIENGEGAYVCLKSKKEKANV; the protein is encoded by the coding sequence ATGATAAAATATTCATTAGAGTGTCTTGATAAGGTAAAAAGAGCTCATTCTTATAAGAATATTTTCAGCATTCTCTGTGAGCACGGCAACCGATCGGCACTGGAATTCAAAATTGAGGACGAAATAAAGATAATAACCTTTGAACAGATGGAATTCGTCGCAGAATATGTTGCGGACAAGCTTATAAAATACGATATTCCGAAAAATTCATTTATAGCTTTAAAGCTTGAAAACTGTCCGGAGTGGATAGCTTGTTACTGGGGCATACTTATGGCAGGCCACCGCCCGTTTCTTATGGATTACCGCCTGACACCCGAAAACAGCGCTTACTATTTCGAACATACGGGTGCAAAAACCGTAATTACGGGAAATGACACCGTTTTCGGTGAAAATATAACCACAATAAATGCCTTTACTCAGCTTCTCTCCAAGGACCATACAGAACTTTACAACGCCGCAAATGTTACCAAGGAGGGCACGCTGAATGAGCGCCTTGACGCTTATGACTGGGGCGATGAAATGGCAATGTGCACCTCGGGTACGACAGGAGGCTCAAAAATATATACCTACAACGGCGAGGCGCTGGGATATCAGATACTTTCTGCCCGTCCCGTTATTGAGGCAAACGAAAGAGTTTCCTCTGACCGCACCATGAAAAATCTGGCATTTCTGCCGCTTCACCATATTTTCGGCTTCATGGCGTGCTATCTGTGGTATTCCTTCTTCGCAGGCGCACTGGTGTTCCCGAAATCTCAGGCGCCCTCTGTGCTTTTTGCCACCTGCAAGGAGCATAAGGTGACACATCTGCTTGCTGTTCCTTTGCTGGTAAACAGCATTGTAAAGGGTGTACGCCGTCAGCTTTCGGATAAACCGAAATATGTAACGGTACTGTTCAATTTTCTTTGCAATGTCAGCATATTCTTGCAGAAAATCGAGCCCGAATGGGGCATAAGCGTAGCCAAAAAGCTGTTCAAGGGTCTTGTGTTGGACAAATTGGCGGGCGAGTCTCTTGAGGTTATAATTTGCGGCGGCGGACACGTACTGCCGGACTGTATGCGTACCATCAATGCCATGGGCTATTATACTCTGTGCGGATTTGGTATGACTGAGGTTGGTATCACCTCCCTTGAATACCGCAGAAGCATCAAAAAGCGTCTTGCGGGATGTGTGGGAGTTCCCATCCCGTCGGCGGAATACAAAATTGTTCCTCTTGAGGACAGCAACGATGCCAATGTGGGTGAATTGTACATACGCGGTAAATCCATTCACAGCGGACGTATAAAGGACGGACAGGTTCTGCCTCCCGATGTGGATGAGAACGGATGGTTCAGAACCGGTGACATCGGACGTCTTGACAGCGAAGGTGCATTGTATATTGAAGGCAGGGTAAAGGACGTAATAATCAACGAGTCGGGCGAAAATGTTTACCCCGATGAGCTGGAGGATTACTTTGAGGGCTTTGACGGTATAAGCCAGTTCACCGTAGTGGGAATAAAATCTCACAAGGATGACAAATACGAGAATATCTCGGTAGTTTTCAAAACCGACCGCAAGGAATTGACCGAGGAGTACAAAAAGTATCTCGTGGACGAGGTTATGCTCAGAAACGACAAGCTTCCGTTCTACAAAAAGGTTACATCTGTTTACGTCACCTGCGAGGGACTTCCCCTTTCGGGAAGCATGAAGGTAAAGCGTATCGAGACCAAGCGCCTGATAGAAAACGGCGAAGGAGCATATGTCTGCCTTAAAAGCAAAAAGGAAAAAGCGAACGTCTGA
- a CDS encoding EamA family transporter: MKKGLIGSALVFMAGVLWGFMGVFVRGLSVSGFSPLHIIMVRAAVSAVAMAVSALIADRGSFRVKPKDLWCFFGTGIVSLALFGYCYFTAIEKTSMSVAAILLYTAPIMVMVMSALLFREKMTLQKVLCLCAAFIGCVFVTGILSGSEVKIAPDALGFGLMSGFAYALYSIFGRFAINRGYSSMTITLYTFAFAFAGLFIITDLRPVVSVISEQPSLILSCIAMGICTGFLPYLLYTAGLERLESGKASIVASVEPAVATVCGMIFFDEFPDLFGWLGIALVLGAIVFLNIDFKKK; encoded by the coding sequence ATGAAAAAAGGACTTATCGGCTCAGCACTCGTTTTCATGGCAGGGGTGCTGTGGGGCTTTATGGGTGTTTTTGTGCGGGGGCTTTCGGTGTCGGGTTTTTCCCCTTTGCACATAATTATGGTGCGTGCAGCGGTCTCGGCTGTTGCCATGGCTGTATCGGCACTGATTGCAGACAGAGGCTCTTTCAGAGTAAAACCAAAAGATTTGTGGTGTTTTTTCGGCACGGGAATAGTCAGCCTGGCGCTGTTCGGCTATTGCTATTTCACCGCCATTGAAAAAACCTCAATGTCGGTGGCGGCAATACTTTTATATACCGCACCCATCATGGTAATGGTAATGTCGGCACTGCTGTTCAGGGAAAAAATGACGCTTCAGAAGGTGTTGTGCCTGTGTGCGGCATTTATCGGATGCGTGTTTGTCACAGGTATTCTTTCGGGCAGCGAAGTTAAAATCGCTCCCGACGCACTGGGCTTCGGGCTGATGTCAGGCTTTGCATACGCTTTATACAGTATTTTCGGCAGGTTTGCCATCAACCGCGGTTATTCCTCAATGACAATAACGCTTTACACCTTTGCTTTTGCATTTGCAGGGCTTTTTATTATTACCGATCTGCGCCCTGTCGTATCTGTAATATCCGAACAGCCTTCACTTATATTGTCATGCATTGCAATGGGCATCTGCACGGGATTTCTTCCTTATCTGCTGTACACGGCAGGGCTTGAACGGCTGGAATCCGGTAAAGCTTCCATTGTGGCTTCGGTAGAGCCTGCCGTCGCTACGGTATGCGGAATGATATTCTTCGACGAATTTCCGGACTTATTCGGTTGGCTGGGCATAGCACTTGTGCTGGGTGCAATAGTATTTCTGAACATTGATTTCAAAAAGAAATAA
- the hydE gene encoding [FeFe] hydrogenase H-cluster radical SAM maturase HydE, whose product MTMKKNIQLIDKLKLEHELSHEEYLTLLETMDADDENYLFSCAVNAVKSVYGNKIFIRGLIEVTNHCKNDCYYCGIRRSNTNVCRYRLTKDDIMQCCETGYEIGFRTFVMQGGEDALFTDSFMCEVISEIKKKYPDCAVTLSLGERSYQSYKAMKEAGADRYLLRHESIDPVHYSLLHPPALTIENRKKCLYDLKSLGYQVGCGIMVGSPYQTLEHIAKDLLFIQEFKPHMIGIGPFIPHHQTPFKEFEAGSVQLTLRLLAIVRLIDPKSLIPATTALNSLDPEGRIKGIKAGANVVMPNLSPEDVRADYALYDNKAYTACESAQALEKLKEQFRGIGYEIQTARGDYAR is encoded by the coding sequence ATGACTATGAAAAAAAACATACAGCTTATAGATAAACTAAAGCTTGAACACGAGCTTTCGCACGAAGAATATCTTACACTGCTCGAAACGATGGACGCCGACGACGAAAATTATCTGTTCAGCTGTGCCGTGAATGCTGTAAAAAGCGTGTACGGTAACAAAATATTTATCCGCGGACTTATTGAGGTTACAAATCACTGCAAAAACGACTGCTACTACTGCGGAATACGTCGGTCAAACACCAATGTGTGCCGTTACAGACTCACGAAGGATGACATTATGCAGTGCTGTGAAACGGGCTACGAAATCGGCTTTCGCACCTTTGTGATGCAGGGTGGCGAGGACGCACTGTTCACCGACAGCTTTATGTGCGAGGTAATATCGGAAATAAAGAAAAAGTATCCCGACTGTGCCGTCACGCTTTCGCTGGGAGAGCGCTCATACCAAAGCTACAAGGCAATGAAGGAGGCAGGCGCCGACAGATACCTGCTACGGCATGAAAGTATTGACCCTGTCCATTATTCGTTGCTACACCCGCCTGCGCTTACCATAGAAAACCGCAAAAAATGCCTTTACGACCTGAAAAGCCTTGGCTATCAGGTGGGTTGCGGTATTATGGTGGGTTCACCCTATCAGACCTTAGAGCACATTGCAAAGGACCTTTTGTTCATTCAGGAATTCAAACCGCATATGATAGGTATCGGGCCGTTTATACCTCATCATCAGACGCCATTTAAGGAGTTTGAAGCGGGAAGCGTACAGCTTACACTGAGGCTTCTTGCCATAGTCCGACTTATCGACCCAAAATCTCTTATTCCTGCCACAACGGCACTCAATTCCCTTGACCCCGAGGGAAGAATAAAGGGCATAAAAGCAGGAGCAAACGTAGTTATGCCCAACCTTTCCCCCGAGGATGTACGCGCCGACTACGCATTATACGACAACAAGGCATATACCGCCTGCGAAAGCGCCCAGGCACTTGAAAAGCTGAAAGAGCAATTCAGAGGTATAGGATACGAAATACAAACCGCACGTGGCGATTACGCCCGATAA
- a CDS encoding ADP-ribosylglycohydrolase family protein: MIRINKQELRDKIYACWLGKNIGGTIGGPFEGDRRFLNVTGFTTDKGEPMPNDDLDLQLVWLLAVEEHGTRAITSQLLGEYWMRKITPEWNEYGICKANLARGIMPPLSGELFNEKWKHSNGAWIRSEIWACLFPGIVDSAVALAIEDAMVDHGMGEGTYAEIFTAALESAAFVVKDVRKLIDIAFSKIPDNCRVAKAAKIAIDCYDNGVSLRDAREKVRLDTEDLGWFQAPANLGYVVLGLLYGEGDFKKSLLCAVNCGDDTDCTAATVGSVLGIMGGTAAIPSDWREYIGDKIVTVSIALKRGRGDVPATCTELTDRVMALVENSVNTALRPFYGDGTYWPQPRAMEFTDGQTDYGNEHELWPMDSKQYITDLCNRSPYSYEIDLVYATARVEYTQAPFIKPFETKKATVKFFTKTQQTNSLNFRFLTPEGFTAKGSRGVTLCRLNTDTPRTPALELEVTAGEKLEYMNRVVVEVTAENHAIVGYIPVCFIG; encoded by the coding sequence ATGATAAGAATAAACAAACAGGAATTACGCGATAAAATCTACGCCTGCTGGCTGGGTAAAAATATCGGCGGAACCATTGGCGGTCCTTTCGAAGGAGACAGAAGATTTCTGAACGTTACGGGCTTTACCACCGATAAAGGTGAGCCTATGCCAAACGATGACCTTGACCTCCAGCTTGTGTGGCTTCTTGCGGTTGAGGAGCACGGCACACGTGCCATAACCTCTCAGCTTCTGGGCGAATACTGGATGAGAAAAATAACTCCCGAGTGGAACGAATACGGCATCTGCAAGGCTAACCTCGCGCGCGGTATCATGCCTCCCCTTTCGGGTGAGCTGTTCAACGAAAAATGGAAGCACAGCAACGGTGCATGGATACGCTCGGAAATATGGGCATGTCTATTCCCCGGTATTGTAGACAGCGCCGTTGCACTTGCCATTGAGGATGCCATGGTTGACCACGGCATGGGTGAGGGAACTTACGCGGAAATATTCACCGCCGCTCTTGAAAGTGCGGCTTTCGTAGTAAAGGACGTGCGTAAGCTTATTGACATCGCTTTTTCGAAAATACCTGACAACTGCCGTGTTGCAAAGGCGGCAAAAATAGCCATTGACTGCTACGACAACGGAGTTTCCCTGCGTGACGCGCGTGAAAAGGTGCGACTTGATACAGAAGATCTGGGCTGGTTCCAGGCTCCGGCGAATCTGGGTTACGTAGTGCTGGGGCTCCTGTACGGTGAGGGCGACTTCAAAAAATCCCTGCTGTGCGCCGTGAACTGCGGAGATGACACCGACTGCACTGCCGCAACGGTAGGCTCCGTTCTGGGAATCATGGGCGGAACAGCCGCAATCCCCTCTGACTGGAGAGAATATATAGGCGATAAAATTGTCACAGTTTCGATTGCTCTCAAAAGGGGCAGAGGCGATGTGCCCGCCACTTGTACCGAGCTTACCGACCGGGTAATGGCATTGGTGGAAAACTCCGTAAATACCGCACTGCGTCCATTCTACGGCGACGGCACCTACTGGCCTCAGCCACGGGCTATGGAGTTTACCGATGGCCAGACCGACTACGGCAACGAGCATGAGCTGTGGCCCATGGACAGCAAACAGTACATAACAGATTTATGCAACAGGTCTCCCTACTCCTACGAAATCGACCTTGTTTACGCTACCGCACGCGTTGAATACACCCAAGCACCCTTTATAAAGCCTTTTGAAACCAAAAAAGCCACCGTCAAGTTTTTTACAAAAACACAGCAGACCAACTCCCTCAACTTCCGTTTTCTCACTCCCGAAGGCTTTACGGCAAAGGGCAGCCGCGGTGTCACATTATGCCGTCTGAACACCGACACACCCCGAACCCCGGCGCTTGAGCTGGAAGTAACCGCAGGTGAGAAATTGGAATACATGAACCGCGTTGTTGTTGAAGTAACAGCGGAAAACCATGCAATAGTGGGCTATATTCCCGTATGCTTCATAGGTTAA
- a CDS encoding alpha-L-rhamnosidase has protein sequence MSHTFNGKWLCDSRFLREPINVLHKEMDKTPIEAVAEELLSLHCLFVKKLNIDKKSLGRIKMDITADDYYKLYINGSFVCQGPAISYYYHQYWNSVDITDYLHEGENEILVHVYHSGDINRAFFSGDMRMGMICDLWSEGVLIAKSDESWQYAIPSCYTKNHYIGYKTQMLEDYDCTAPVPEYKPCAINENIDYTFADDPIPTIPVYDKAPVASEKLADGGIFYDFGTEITGTLVFTALGKKGDKVRILCGEELCDEPQRVRYNMRCNCVYEQYMTLDDGKCVFDEYDYKGFRYVTLYPDNGVEVSDFYARVRHWYFDDDYCRIETNDKILESVFNICKNGVKYGTQEVYVDCPQREKGQYAGDMTITSASHLWLTGDNFMFRKAIDSQVLSTRICPGIMAVTPGALMQEIADYSLQFPILALRDYEFTGDKEYLKRNLEYSEKMMQHFAKFAREDGLVQDVTDKWNLVDWPRNLRDDYALNIENPIAEGLGVHNVINAFYAGCASDIDRIKKILGIPCDDRATRLREAFNNTFFNKKTGLYTDTPTAEHSSIHSNMVPIYYGLQPEGSEKAIGDWLVDRVKDGIPCGVYMSYFLLKGLCRLGRYDDVYKILTSQAENSWYNMVREGGTTCFEAWGVDKKSNTSLCHPWASAPVSIIIEDILGYRFDGTRGKSHIPQGVKIELVRGR, from the coding sequence ATGTCACACACTTTTAACGGCAAGTGGCTGTGCGATTCGCGTTTTTTGCGTGAGCCCATCAATGTTCTGCATAAGGAAATGGATAAAACTCCCATTGAAGCAGTTGCAGAGGAGCTTCTTTCACTGCACTGTCTGTTTGTAAAAAAACTGAATATTGATAAAAAATCTCTCGGCAGAATCAAAATGGATATTACCGCCGATGACTATTATAAATTGTACATAAACGGAAGCTTTGTATGTCAGGGACCTGCCATATCATACTATTATCACCAGTACTGGAACAGTGTGGATATAACCGATTATCTTCACGAAGGCGAGAATGAAATTCTTGTTCACGTTTATCACAGCGGTGATATAAACCGTGCCTTTTTCAGTGGCGATATGCGTATGGGCATGATATGTGATTTGTGGTCGGAGGGTGTGCTCATTGCGAAAAGTGACGAATCCTGGCAGTATGCAATTCCCTCATGCTATACGAAGAATCACTATATAGGCTATAAAACCCAGATGCTGGAGGACTATGATTGTACGGCACCTGTTCCTGAATATAAGCCCTGCGCAATAAACGAAAATATTGACTATACCTTTGCGGATGACCCCATTCCGACTATCCCCGTGTACGATAAGGCACCTGTTGCGTCGGAAAAGCTTGCCGACGGCGGTATTTTCTACGATTTCGGCACCGAAATAACCGGTACACTTGTATTTACCGCACTTGGCAAAAAGGGTGATAAGGTCAGGATTCTTTGCGGCGAGGAGCTGTGTGACGAGCCTCAGAGAGTGCGCTACAATATGCGCTGTAACTGCGTTTACGAGCAGTATATGACCCTTGATGACGGCAAATGCGTGTTTGACGAGTACGACTACAAGGGATTCAGATATGTAACTCTTTATCCCGACAACGGTGTGGAAGTATCCGATTTTTACGCCCGTGTGCGCCACTGGTATTTTGATGATGACTACTGCCGTATCGAAACCAACGACAAAATACTGGAAAGCGTTTTCAATATCTGCAAAAACGGTGTAAAATACGGTACTCAGGAGGTGTATGTGGATTGCCCCCAGCGCGAAAAGGGACAGTATGCCGGCGATATGACAATCACCTCCGCCTCTCATCTATGGCTGACGGGCGACAACTTCATGTTCAGAAAAGCCATTGATTCACAGGTGCTTTCCACACGTATCTGCCCCGGAATCATGGCAGTTACCCCCGGCGCTCTGATGCAGGAGATTGCGGATTATTCATTGCAGTTCCCCATACTTGCCCTGCGTGACTATGAGTTTACGGGGGATAAAGAATACCTTAAGAGAAATCTTGAATACAGCGAAAAAATGATGCAGCATTTTGCAAAATTTGCCCGTGAGGACGGACTTGTTCAGGATGTTACCGATAAGTGGAATCTTGTGGACTGGCCGCGTAACCTAAGGGACGATTACGCTCTTAATATAGAAAACCCGATTGCGGAGGGGCTGGGTGTACATAATGTAATAAATGCATTTTATGCCGGCTGTGCCTCGGATATAGACAGAATCAAGAAAATTCTGGGTATCCCGTGCGATGACAGAGCCACCAGGCTCCGTGAGGCGTTCAATAATACTTTCTTCAACAAAAAAACAGGTCTTTACACCGATACACCGACCGCTGAACATTCCTCCATACATTCCAATATGGTTCCCATATATTACGGCTTACAGCCTGAGGGCAGTGAAAAGGCAATAGGGGACTGGCTGGTTGACCGCGTGAAGGACGGAATTCCTTGCGGTGTGTATATGTCTTATTTCCTGCTTAAGGGTCTGTGCAGATTGGGCAGATATGACGATGTATATAAAATTCTCACTTCTCAAGCGGAAAACTCCTGGTACAACATGGTTCGAGAGGGCGGAACAACCTGCTTTGAGGCGTGGGGTGTGGATAAAAAGTCGAACACATCGCTTTGCCACCCATGGGCATCGGCACCTGTATCAATAATTATAGAGGATATTCTCGGATACCGCTTTGACGGAACTCGCGGCAAAAGCCACATTCCGCAGGGCGTAAAAATTGAACTTGTGAGAGGTAGATAA
- a CDS encoding stage 0 sporulation protein, translated as MENNNNNTPEKELTGAAFATSHENKNENRPHHNNGGKNHAAHEKKHDNTKADNEIAEKLPQGDVEIVGVRFKPVGKIYYFDPNGLKLEGEQGVILETARGIEYGTVAIPNRMVSGNEIVSPLKKIIRAATPEDIKKLEKNREVEARARQVWAAQVAIHKLEMTLVDVEYTFDNTKLLFYFTAEGRIDFRNFVKDVAAVFKTRIELRQIGVRDEAKQIGGYGVCGREFCCRTFLDEFQQVSIKMAKEQGLSLNSVKISGTCGRLMCCLRYESQVYEEEIKKTPPVDSIVETPDGKGVVVESNILAGLIKVRLDASRDTAPRLFSREQVKVVGKIKRNDNAEIDEELKKLQD; from the coding sequence ATGGAAAACAACAATAACAACACTCCCGAAAAGGAGCTTACCGGGGCGGCATTTGCCACCTCACATGAAAATAAAAACGAAAACCGTCCTCACCATAACAACGGCGGCAAAAATCATGCGGCTCATGAAAAAAAGCATGACAACACAAAGGCAGATAATGAGATAGCTGAAAAATTGCCGCAGGGCGATGTGGAAATAGTGGGTGTGCGCTTCAAGCCCGTGGGAAAAATATATTATTTTGACCCTAACGGTCTTAAGCTTGAAGGTGAGCAGGGCGTAATTCTGGAAACGGCAAGAGGTATTGAATACGGTACTGTTGCTATTCCCAACCGTATGGTTTCGGGAAACGAAATAGTGTCTCCGCTCAAAAAGATAATACGTGCCGCAACCCCCGAGGACATCAAAAAGCTGGAGAAAAACCGTGAGGTCGAAGCTCGTGCGCGTCAGGTATGGGCGGCTCAGGTGGCAATCCATAAGCTTGAAATGACACTGGTGGATGTGGAGTATACCTTTGACAATACCAAGCTTCTTTTCTACTTTACCGCAGAGGGAAGAATAGATTTCCGTAACTTTGTAAAGGACGTTGCGGCAGTTTTCAAGACCCGTATTGAGCTGCGCCAGATAGGTGTACGCGACGAAGCCAAGCAGATCGGCGGCTACGGTGTGTGCGGACGTGAGTTTTGTTGCCGCACATTTCTGGATGAGTTTCAGCAGGTGTCCATAAAAATGGCTAAGGAGCAGGGGCTTTCGCTTAACTCCGTGAAAATTTCGGGAACCTGCGGACGTCTTATGTGCTGTCTGCGATATGAAAGTCAGGTTTATGAAGAAGAAATAAAGAAAACTCCTCCGGTGGATTCTATCGTGGAAACCCCCGACGGCAAGGGCGTTGTTGTGGAGAGCAATATTCTTGCTGGCCTTATTAAGGTTCGGCTTGATGCCTCCCGCGATACCGCACCGCGTCTGTTCTCGCGTGAGCAGGTGAAGGTTGTGGGTAAAATCAAACGCAACGATAATGCCGAAATAGACGAGGAGCTTAAAAAATTGCAGGATTAA
- a CDS encoding transcriptional regulator, with the protein MKLIIAIVNNDDAPTVSAKITKAGFNVTKMASTGGFLLSGNTTFISGVEDDKVDEVIDIIKKYSKRRTQAAPVDFAYTPAAVGSFPMQVTVGGATIFVLDVERFERA; encoded by the coding sequence ATGAAACTGATAATTGCCATTGTCAATAACGATGATGCTCCAACCGTATCCGCAAAGATCACAAAGGCAGGCTTTAATGTAACAAAAATGGCAAGTACCGGCGGATTTCTGCTCAGCGGTAACACCACCTTCATCTCAGGCGTTGAAGACGACAAGGTGGACGAGGTTATCGATATTATAAAGAAGTACAGCAAGCGCCGTACACAGGCGGCTCCCGTTGATTTTGCCTACACTCCCGCGGCTGTGGGAAGCTTCCCCATGCAGGTTACGGTAGGCGGCGCCACCATATTTGTACTGGATGTTGAAAGGTTTGAAAGAGCTTAA
- the hydG gene encoding [FeFe] hydrogenase H-cluster radical SAM maturase HydG, translating to MYNPKSLKAEEFICHEEVLETLEYADKNKDNLTLVDSILEKAALRKGLTHREASVLLACEDQSRIQKMYKLAEQIKKDYYGNRIVIFAPLYLSNYCVNGCLYCPYHYQNKHICRKKLTQEEIAKEVIALQDMGHKRLAIEAGEDPVNNPIEYILESIKTIYSIKHKNGAIRRVNVNIAATTVENYRKLKEAEIGTYILFQETYHKESYLKLHPTGPKHNYEYHTEAMDRAMQGGIDDVGLGVLFGLELYRYEFAALLMHAEHLEAAHGVGPHTISVPRLKRADDIDPTKFDNGISDEIFAKLCALIRISVPYTGMIISTRESPAVREKVLPLGVSQISGASRTSVGGYSEPEKPEENSAQFEISDNRTLDEVVRWLMELGYIPSFCTACYKEGRTGDRFMELCKAGQIQNCCHPNALMTLREYLLDYASPATREVGERLIEKEMPNILSDKVRDLTKGYMADIANGKRYIRF from the coding sequence ATGTACAATCCCAAATCACTCAAAGCCGAAGAATTTATCTGCCATGAGGAAGTGCTGGAAACACTTGAATACGCCGACAAAAACAAGGATAATCTCACCCTCGTGGACAGCATCCTTGAAAAAGCGGCGCTCAGAAAAGGTCTTACCCACCGCGAAGCCTCGGTACTTCTCGCCTGTGAGGACCAAAGCCGCATACAGAAAATGTACAAGCTTGCCGAGCAGATAAAAAAGGATTACTACGGAAACAGAATAGTAATTTTCGCCCCCCTCTACCTTTCCAACTACTGCGTAAACGGCTGTCTCTACTGCCCATACCACTACCAGAACAAGCACATCTGCCGTAAAAAGCTGACTCAGGAGGAAATTGCAAAGGAAGTTATTGCGCTCCAGGATATGGGCCACAAGCGCCTTGCCATTGAAGCGGGTGAAGACCCCGTCAACAACCCGATAGAATACATACTGGAAAGCATAAAAACCATTTACAGCATAAAGCACAAAAACGGTGCCATCCGCCGTGTTAACGTAAACATCGCCGCCACTACCGTGGAAAATTACAGAAAGCTCAAGGAAGCTGAAATCGGTACATACATTCTGTTCCAGGAAACCTACCACAAGGAGAGCTATTTAAAGCTTCATCCCACGGGTCCCAAGCACAACTACGAATATCATACCGAGGCAATGGACAGAGCAATGCAGGGCGGTATTGACGACGTTGGTCTGGGCGTGCTGTTCGGACTGGAGCTGTACCGCTACGAATTTGCGGCACTTCTCATGCACGCCGAGCATCTCGAAGCGGCACACGGAGTAGGCCCTCATACCATCAGTGTTCCCCGTCTCAAGCGCGCGGACGATATCGACCCCACCAAGTTTGACAACGGCATAAGCGATGAAATCTTTGCAAAGCTGTGCGCTCTCATACGCATAAGTGTGCCTTATACGGGTATGATAATTTCCACCCGAGAATCCCCTGCCGTACGTGAAAAAGTGCTTCCGCTGGGTGTTTCCCAGATAAGCGGTGCTTCCCGTACCAGTGTAGGCGGTTACAGCGAGCCGGAAAAGCCCGAAGAAAACTCGGCGCAGTTTGAAATCAGCGACAACAGAACTCTTGACGAGGTGGTAAGATGGCTGATGGAGCTGGGTTACATCCCGTCATTCTGCACCGCATGCTACAAGGAAGGCAGAACGGGAGACCGCTTTATGGAGCTGTGCAAGGCAGGACAGATACAGAACTGCTGCCACCCCAACGCCCTTATGACACTGCGCGAATACCTTCTTGACTATGCCTCCCCCGCAACGCGTGAGGTGGGCGAAAGACTTATTGAAAAGGAAATGCCCAACATACTCAGCGACAAGGTACGCGACCTCACAAAGGGATACATGGCGGACATTGCCAACGGAAAAAGATATATCAGATTTTAA